The DNA window CGGCGATCGAATCGTCTTCCGCCACAGCGGTTATGGAATTCTGCTGTACTTCACAAAGGCCACCCCGTCCTCGAACACCCTACTGGTGATCACCCGGAACCTGGCCGCCTCCGGCAGCCGCGGACCCGAGCCGAACAGCGACCGGCCCCGACCGAGCACGACCGGATACAGCTTCAGGAAGATCTGATCGATCTCCGGCATCAAAACCTGGGCCAATTCCCCACCGCCGCAGAGCCAGATCCCGAGTCCGTTGTCCCGCTTCAACTCTCGCACCGTCGCCAGCGGATCGCTGGAGATCAGCTCGACGGACGGATCCGGGCTCTCCGGCAGCGTCGTCGACACCACGAACTGCCGCAGATGCGAATACGGGCTCGAGGTCCCGGTCCGCACACCGAAGTCGTGGGTCTTGCGCCCCATCAGCACGGTGTCGAAGTAACGGTTGCGCTTATCGATGCCGAGGGCCTCCCGCACCTTGGTCGGCAGGGTCTCCGGGTACTGCGCGGTGATCGCCGGGCCGTGATCGCCACCTACCGGGAAGAAGTCGACCGACCCCTCCTCGGTGGCGATGAACCCATCGATTGTCGAAGCTACGTAGTAGGTGAGCTTGCGCATATGTCCTTCCTACCGGTCTGCTTTCCGATCCGCCTAGAAGAACGGTAGCTCGCTATCGTGACCGGTGACGGGCCTTCGGCTGGCAGCGCGGGCAGGAGTAGGAAGAACGGTTCATGAACTTCTCCCGCAGGATGGGCGCACCGCAGCGACGGCAGGGTTCGTCCTCGCGGCCATATACCGCCAGCGAGCGCTCGAAGTAGCCGGATTGGCCGTTGACGTTGACATATAGCGCGTCGAACGAAGTGCCACCGGCCGACAGCGCCTCCCCCATCACCGCGCCGACTTCGGTGAGCAGAGTGCGCACGGCAGGCCTGGTCAATCCGGACGCGAGGCGATTGCCGTGGATCTTCGCCCGCCACAGCGATTCGTCGGCGTAGATATTGCCGACGCCGGAGATCACAGTCTGGTCCAGCAACACGCGCTTGACCTCGGTCTGTTTGGCGCGCAGCGCGGCCACCACGACCTCGGGGTCATAGCGCGGATCCAGCGGATCCCGGGCGATATGCGCGACGGGCTCGGGCACCAACGTGCCGTCGACCTCGACGAGTGGCGCGAGCGCCCACCCGCCGAAGGTGCGCTGGTCGACGAAGCGCAATTGGGTGCCGTCGTCGAGGGTTGCGAGGATGTGCGCGTGCTTCTCCACGGGGGCATCGGCCGACTGCACCAGCATCTGCCCGCTCATCCCCAAATGAACGACGAGCGAGGTGTCGGGCTCGTCGAAGGTGAGCCACAGGTATTTGCCGCGCCGCTCCGCCGCGGCGACGCGCAGACCCTTCATCCGAGCCGCGAGATCGTCCGCGCCTTCGAGATGACGGCGCACCGACCTGGGGTGGGTCACCGTAACGGACTCGACGACCCGGCCCACCACATGCTCGGCCAGTCCGCGCCGGACGACCTCGACTTCGGGAAGCTCAGGCATTCAAACTCCTATCGACCACCGCGGAGCGAGTCTTACGAGCGACGTTCGCGGCCCGTCTCGCGTCCAAGTGGCCGAAGCGCATGCGACGCAGTCGCGAGTCTCGGCCACTCGGACGCGAGACATCGGGGGGCCGCGAACACGCGGCGCCGCAAATCAGACACCGTCGGTCAGTGCCTGGTAGGCGGTGCCGGCGGCCTTCTGCTCGGCTTCCTTCTTGGAGCGGCCCACACCCTGGCCGTACGGGCGACCGCCGATCACGGTGGTCGCGGTGAATTCCTTGTCGTGGTCCGGACCTGTCGAGGTGATCTCGTAGCTGGGTACACCGAGGCCACGTTCGGCGGTGAGCTCCTGCAGGCTGGTCTTCCAGTCGAGGCCCGCACCCATCCTGGGTCCGCGCTCGAGCAGATCGGCGAACAGCCGCAGCACCACCTCGCGCGCGACATCGATGCCGTGCTCGAGATGGACGGCGCCGAGCAGCGACTCCATGCCATCGGCGAGGATGCTCGGCTTGTCCCGGCCACCGGTGAGCTCTTCGCCCTTACCGAGCAGCAGGTGCACGCCGAGCCCGCCTTCGCCGAGCCCGCGCGCCACCTCGGCGAGCGCGTGCATATTCACCACGCTCGCCCGCAGCTTGGCCAGTTCGCCCTCGGACTTCTCCGGGTGCTCGTGGTACAGCCGCTCGGTGATGCTCAGGCCGAGTACCGAGTCGCCCAGGAATTCCAGACGCTCGTTGGTCGGCAGCCCGCCGTTCTCATATGCGTAGGACCGGTGCGTCAGCGCCAGCCGCAAAAGATCGGCCTGCACGTCGACGCCGAGCGCCACGAGCAGACTCGCATGTTCATCGGACGGGCCGGATTCGTCCTTGCTGGCGGTCACGTCGATACGACAGGTCGAACGATCAGACAGCAGCGGTGACCTGGCGGCCCTTGTAGGTGCCGCAGGAGGGGCACGCGATGTGCGGCAGGGTCTTCTCGCCGCAGGCGCGGTTCGGGCACGTGATCAGGGTCGGCGCGGTGGCCTTCCACTGGCTGCGCCGCGACCTGGTGTTGGAACGGGACATCCGGCGCTTGGGAACGGCCACGACTACTTCTCCTCTTGTCCTGTTGCTCGCCTGTTCGGCGGCACGGTCTTACGGTCTGGGTCTAAACGCTTGGGTCGGCACCCGCATCGGGGCTGCCGGTGCCGGGCGACTCGGTGGCGAACTTCGCCAACCCGGCCCAGCGAGGGTCAAGTATCTCATGCCCGTGGCCGGAACCCGCAATCGCCATCCGTACACCGCATTCCGGGCACAGTCCGGCACAGTCCGGAGTGCACAGCGGCTGCAGTGGCAACTCGAGGCCGATCTGATCGGTGATCACCGGTTCCAGGTCGATCGTGTCGTCCACGATGCGGTAGATCTCGTCGTCCTCGGTGGTCTGCTCGGTGGCGCTGTCCGGGTAGGCGAACAGTTCCGTGAGGTGAATTTCCACCGTGTCCGTGAACGGTTCGAGGCAGCGCGAGCACTCCCCGGCCGTCGGTGCGGTGACGGTTCCGGTGACGAGGACACCTTCGGACACTGCCTGCAATTGCAGATCGAGGTCCACCTCGGCACCTACCGGAATGGCGATCAGGTCCAGCCCGATCCGTCCGTCCGCGGTGACCACGCGATGCAGCTCTTTCATCGTGCCGGGGCGACGACCCAGGCTGATGACATCCAGCACGAAACCCGCGTCCGGCGTGCGGCGCGAGGCCGTACGAGGGC is part of the Nocardia sp. NBC_00565 genome and encodes:
- a CDS encoding dihydrofolate reductase family protein codes for the protein MRKLTYYVASTIDGFIATEEGSVDFFPVGGDHGPAITAQYPETLPTKVREALGIDKRNRYFDTVLMGRKTHDFGVRTGTSSPYSHLRQFVVSTTLPESPDPSVELISSDPLATVRELKRDNGLGIWLCGGGELAQVLMPEIDQIFLKLYPVVLGRGRSLFGSGPRLPEAARFRVITSRVFEDGVAFVKYSRIP
- the mutM gene encoding bifunctional DNA-formamidopyrimidine glycosylase/DNA-(apurinic or apyrimidinic site) lyase, coding for MPELPEVEVVRRGLAEHVVGRVVESVTVTHPRSVRRHLEGADDLAARMKGLRVAAAERRGKYLWLTFDEPDTSLVVHLGMSGQMLVQSADAPVEKHAHILATLDDGTQLRFVDQRTFGGWALAPLVEVDGTLVPEPVAHIARDPLDPRYDPEVVVAALRAKQTEVKRVLLDQTVISGVGNIYADESLWRAKIHGNRLASGLTRPAVRTLLTEVGAVMGEALSAGGTSFDALYVNVNGQSGYFERSLAVYGREDEPCRRCGAPILREKFMNRSSYSCPRCQPKARHRSR
- the rnc gene encoding ribonuclease III, with the translated sequence MTASKDESGPSDEHASLLVALGVDVQADLLRLALTHRSYAYENGGLPTNERLEFLGDSVLGLSITERLYHEHPEKSEGELAKLRASVVNMHALAEVARGLGEGGLGVHLLLGKGEELTGGRDKPSILADGMESLLGAVHLEHGIDVAREVVLRLFADLLERGPRMGAGLDWKTSLQELTAERGLGVPSYEITSTGPDHDKEFTATTVIGGRPYGQGVGRSKKEAEQKAAGTAYQALTDGV
- the rpmF gene encoding 50S ribosomal protein L32, giving the protein MAVPKRRMSRSNTRSRRSQWKATAPTLITCPNRACGEKTLPHIACPSCGTYKGRQVTAAV
- a CDS encoding YceD family protein, which produces MSAGTGSPSRPRTASRRTPDAGFVLDVISLGRRPGTMKELHRVVTADGRIGLDLIAIPVGAEVDLDLQLQAVSEGVLVTGTVTAPTAGECSRCLEPFTDTVEIHLTELFAYPDSATEQTTEDDEIYRIVDDTIDLEPVITDQIGLELPLQPLCTPDCAGLCPECGVRMAIAGSGHGHEILDPRWAGLAKFATESPGTGSPDAGADPSV